A window from Rhizosphaericola mali encodes these proteins:
- a CDS encoding Rieske (2Fe-2S) protein has protein sequence MKYMESELEWLKVSDSIFDENVIKNIKLNNNVISIVFNNNRLYAFQSKCPHSGAKFSEGFLDKNNCLVCPLHKFKFKLTNGLNVTGEGYRLKVYPTKLENSIWFVGIKKENQI, from the coding sequence ATGAAATATATGGAATCCGAATTGGAATGGTTGAAGGTTTCTGACAGTATATTCGACGAAAATGTTATTAAAAATATAAAATTAAATAATAATGTAATATCTATTGTGTTTAATAACAATAGATTATATGCATTTCAATCGAAATGTCCACATTCTGGAGCTAAATTTTCTGAAGGATTTTTAGATAAAAATAATTGTCTAGTTTGTCCTTTACATAAATTCAAATTTAAACTCACAAACGGTTTAAACGTGACAGGAGAGGGTTATCGACTAAAAGTATATCCTACCAAATTAGAAAATAGTATTTGGTTTGTAGGCATAAAAAAAGAGAATCAAATTTGA
- the dnaN gene encoding DNA polymerase III subunit beta, producing MKFIVSSSSLLKHLQQVQGVISTNTVLPILEDFLFDINDKKLNVLATDLETVMRIQLDVESAENGKICIPAKILIDSLKNLPDQPLTFTIDSNYAIEITSDNGKYKILGENPDNFPKEPEADDTTTFSMTSSSLVTAINKTIFAVSTDDLRPAMTGVFFELTEESIQFIATDAHRLVRFKRTDVKPGVAASFIVPRKPLNILKNVMPDNEDILEITYNSNHLFVKNGAKQLICRLIDARFPDYKVVIPTDNPYTLTVNKATFQSALRRVSVFSNKSTNQVALSITGNQLQLMAQDIDFSFEGNERMSCSYDGQDLKIAFNAKFLIEMLNAADTDDVKIELSTSTKAGILKPSEQPAEEDLLMLVMPLMLNN from the coding sequence ATGAAATTTATTGTTTCTTCTTCTTCCCTTCTGAAACATCTGCAACAAGTTCAGGGAGTTATCAGTACCAATACAGTTTTACCTATATTGGAAGATTTTTTATTTGATATAAATGATAAAAAATTAAATGTACTAGCTACTGATCTTGAAACAGTTATGCGTATACAATTGGATGTAGAAAGTGCTGAGAATGGAAAAATATGTATACCAGCGAAGATCTTGATCGATTCTCTTAAAAACTTGCCTGATCAACCATTGACATTTACGATTGATAGCAATTATGCAATTGAAATCACTAGTGACAATGGTAAATATAAAATCTTAGGTGAAAATCCAGATAATTTTCCGAAGGAACCAGAAGCCGATGATACGACTACATTTAGTATGACTAGTTCTTCATTGGTTACAGCAATTAATAAAACAATTTTCGCCGTAAGTACAGATGATTTACGTCCAGCAATGACTGGTGTTTTCTTCGAATTAACAGAAGAATCAATTCAATTTATCGCCACGGATGCTCATAGATTAGTAAGGTTCAAAAGAACAGATGTTAAACCTGGTGTTGCTGCTAGTTTTATCGTTCCAAGAAAACCGCTGAACATTTTGAAAAATGTAATGCCTGATAATGAGGATATCTTAGAGATTACCTACAATTCCAATCATTTATTTGTGAAAAATGGGGCTAAACAATTAATTTGTAGATTAATTGATGCTCGTTTCCCAGATTATAAAGTAGTAATACCTACAGATAACCCATATACATTAACTGTAAACAAAGCTACCTTCCAAAGTGCATTAAGACGCGTAAGTGTTTTTAGTAACAAAAGTACCAATCAAGTTGCTTTAAGTATTACAGGAAATCAATTACAATTAATGGCTCAAGATATCGATTTTAGTTTTGAAGGTAATGAAAGAATGTCTTGTAGCTATGATGGACAAGATTTAAAAATAGCTTTCAACGCTAAATTCTTAATTGAAATGTTGAATGCTGCTGACACAGATGATGTGAAAATAGAATTATCTACATCTACAAAAGCTGGAATTTTAAAACCATCCGAACAACCAGCAGAAGAAGATTTATTGATGTTGGTAATGCCATTGATGTTAAATAATTAA
- a CDS encoding regulatory protein RecX, with the protein MQNRLTPALAFEKIKYFCAYQERSHHEVKDKLYKYGIYSDDIDQIIATLIEENYLNEERFATSYVRGKFKMKHWGKIKITQGLKVKRISSYNIKIGLLEIEEDEYLDVAYKLTEGKWLQLKDEQYINRQAKVIRYMLQKGFELHLITDCIKRIRE; encoded by the coding sequence TTGCAAAATAGACTCACACCAGCACTTGCTTTCGAAAAAATCAAATATTTCTGCGCTTATCAGGAGAGAAGTCATCATGAAGTAAAGGATAAATTATACAAATACGGTATTTATAGCGACGATATTGATCAAATTATAGCTACACTTATTGAAGAAAATTATCTTAATGAAGAGCGATTTGCAACGAGTTATGTACGTGGAAAATTTAAAATGAAACATTGGGGTAAGATAAAAATAACGCAAGGATTAAAAGTAAAAAGAATCAGTTCGTATAATATAAAAATTGGTTTACTGGAAATTGAAGAAGATGAATACCTAGATGTTGCTTACAAATTGACAGAAGGGAAGTGGTTACAATTAAAGGATGAACAATATATCAATAGACAGGCAAAAGTAATTAGATACATGCTTCAAAAAGGATTTGAGTTACATCTAATAACAGATTGTATTAAAAGAATCAGGGAATAG
- a CDS encoding lipid A deacylase LpxR family protein, translated as MKDWKKIILCGAILSIGFLNKTQGQKLHNKAIGINSENDSYMLMGKDGYYTNGLTLYYGWASKDVNKTNIRQISFGQYMYNAKNGSYKELNELDRPITAYLFVRYNQTHFVNKNVLRWGVDIGTIGPNALGKPVQQFIHSTLGMYKPQEWPYQLRNALAINSNIEYASLLIAHKNLVFQPVFNANLGMTYTDLSASALLQLGRILENSKSIFWDADLNKTTKDDNESFFFIQPEVKYQIYNATVQGGLFNNQSETFTAPLNRILFQPKMGWFISTKKMGWKFYTQYQSKVAKTQIQNQIFGGVEIKLKF; from the coding sequence ATGAAAGATTGGAAAAAGATTATTTTATGTGGAGCTATTCTGTCAATTGGTTTTTTAAATAAAACGCAAGGACAAAAACTACATAATAAAGCCATAGGTATTAATTCCGAAAACGATAGCTATATGCTGATGGGAAAAGATGGATATTATACAAATGGACTGACTTTATACTATGGCTGGGCATCAAAAGATGTGAACAAAACAAATATTCGTCAGATTTCATTTGGGCAATATATGTATAATGCAAAAAATGGCAGTTATAAAGAATTGAATGAATTAGATCGACCGATCACTGCGTATTTATTTGTAAGATATAATCAAACCCATTTTGTAAATAAAAATGTACTGCGATGGGGAGTTGATATAGGAACTATTGGTCCCAATGCTCTGGGGAAACCAGTACAACAATTTATACATAGCACACTAGGCATGTATAAGCCTCAAGAGTGGCCATATCAATTGAGAAATGCTTTAGCTATCAATTCCAATATTGAATATGCTTCACTATTAATTGCACACAAAAATCTCGTTTTCCAACCAGTATTTAATGCCAATCTCGGAATGACTTATACGGATCTAAGCGCATCGGCTTTATTACAATTAGGAAGAATATTGGAAAATTCTAAAAGCATTTTTTGGGATGCTGACCTTAATAAAACTACCAAGGATGATAATGAAAGCTTTTTTTTCATACAACCAGAAGTCAAATATCAAATTTATAATGCAACAGTCCAAGGTGGTCTTTTTAATAATCAATCAGAAACATTCACTGCACCTTTAAATAGAATACTTTTTCAACCAAAAATGGGTTGGTTTATTTCAACAAAAAAAATGGGCTGGAAATTCTACACACAATATCAAAGTAAAGTTGCTAAAACGCAAATTCAGAATCAAATTTTCGGAGGAGTGGAGATAAAGTTAAAATTTTAA
- a CDS encoding SusC/RagA family TonB-linked outer membrane protein — translation MRSRKLVKLSMLFLFLMFSIGAVFAQKLTIKGDIKTKEGKSIEAATIRVEGVNGSVTYTDSTGEFSILASKGNHLIVERVGYKPETIVVNPDNTFYNVVLEESSQSLDEVVITASGEMVKRRTQGYTSTTLNSKDLTMSKPQSVASALAGRVPGLDVSAVGGGVNPNYRLVMRGQRSITGNNNALIVLDNVIVPSDVLNNINPEDIETMTILNGAQGVALYGSQASNGALLVTTKKGKQGAPRVNISQTVTGTKVAFGPKYQKEFGSGGEGYGYDSNGDPLFESVENQSYGPRYDGSTRDLGYALEDGSQLTAKYSYFKDRMKFWQTGISNQSDFSISGADDKSNTMFSAQYLNSDGVTWLDNYKRVSVRLNGGRKFLDNLELNYAVNYVQNRYNTTSALSTVYDQFNNMPGWIPITSFKDWKNNKFANPNGYYNPWYPNPYFTIENNRSYTANDYLIGNISLKYAPTKWLTITTQTGFNQRTITTQQTTGKFNYTEFAKTSSGGSKTDIVGSDYEWASTNRQLFSNLYFDFHKRVNDFNFNLLLKADLQNQYYKYVTANVNGLSDSSIFNLSNTLNYPSASSNYYQARQYGQAYEFKVGYKNYLFLHTTGRRDVVSILDPSNRSFFYPEVDISFVASDAIPVLKRAEWLDVLKFRGGWSKVGQVNLSGYQFGAYALEPTFGQANGYPYSGVAGQTVSGTIVQTGLKPEITKGVEFGTDFTLFNNKVDGSFTYYRTITNNQTITTGVSNATGYQSYLNNAGATLNRGIETRLTVNIIDNANYTLSMTGTYAHQYSEVTELTSSLPRMSIASYTYAGSYAIAGMQFPQIYGTDYNRDDKGRVIVDKTTGLPSVSTTWVNLGNANPRHILGLTPSFRFKNFNISAVFEYRGGMKRYNSIGSSLAWSGMGINTVKYDRKPFVFPNSVYLGDDGTYVENKSIVTAYGGDNFWAQNVYTSAASNFVTNGAYWKLRQLSISYALPASILGKQHVLKSATISVQGRNLFLWMPKDNVYTDPEYSAAGSDSNGIGLTGYDAPPQRYYGATISLTF, via the coding sequence ATGAGATCAAGGAAATTGGTTAAACTTTCCATGCTCTTTTTGTTTTTGATGTTCTCAATCGGAGCTGTATTTGCTCAAAAATTGACTATTAAAGGAGACATTAAAACTAAAGAGGGAAAATCTATTGAAGCGGCAACTATTAGAGTTGAAGGCGTTAATGGTTCTGTTACTTACACTGATAGTACTGGAGAGTTTTCCATACTAGCAAGTAAAGGTAACCATTTGATAGTCGAAAGAGTAGGCTATAAACCAGAAACTATTGTAGTTAATCCAGACAATACCTTTTATAACGTTGTTTTGGAAGAGTCTTCCCAATCATTAGATGAAGTAGTAATTACAGCTAGTGGTGAAATGGTTAAAAGACGAACTCAAGGTTACACCTCGACCACATTAAATTCAAAAGATCTTACTATGTCCAAACCACAAAGTGTTGCAAGTGCATTAGCTGGAAGGGTTCCTGGCTTGGATGTTTCCGCTGTAGGTGGAGGAGTAAATCCTAACTATAGATTAGTAATGAGAGGACAAAGATCTATTACTGGAAATAATAATGCTCTGATTGTATTGGATAATGTTATAGTTCCAAGCGATGTTTTAAATAACATTAATCCTGAAGATATTGAGACAATGACTATATTGAATGGTGCACAAGGGGTTGCACTTTATGGATCTCAAGCTTCAAATGGCGCATTATTGGTTACAACAAAGAAAGGTAAACAAGGTGCTCCTCGTGTAAATATATCACAAACAGTAACTGGGACTAAGGTTGCTTTTGGTCCAAAATATCAAAAAGAATTTGGTTCAGGAGGAGAAGGGTATGGTTATGATAGCAATGGAGACCCTCTATTTGAATCGGTAGAAAACCAATCTTATGGTCCAAGATATGATGGATCTACAAGAGATCTTGGTTACGCATTAGAAGATGGATCTCAATTGACAGCAAAATATTCGTATTTTAAGGACAGGATGAAATTCTGGCAAACTGGAATATCTAATCAATCAGACTTTTCTATTTCTGGAGCTGATGATAAAAGTAATACTATGTTTAGTGCACAGTATTTAAATTCTGATGGTGTCACTTGGTTGGATAATTATAAAAGGGTTTCTGTAAGATTGAATGGAGGTCGTAAGTTTTTGGATAACTTAGAATTGAATTATGCGGTTAATTATGTACAAAATAGATATAATACTACATCAGCATTATCTACGGTTTATGATCAATTTAATAATATGCCCGGTTGGATACCTATTACTAGCTTTAAGGATTGGAAAAATAACAAATTTGCTAACCCAAATGGATACTACAATCCATGGTACCCTAATCCATATTTTACCATAGAAAATAACAGAAGCTATACCGCAAATGACTATTTAATTGGAAATATTTCATTGAAATATGCTCCTACAAAATGGTTAACAATTACCACTCAAACTGGTTTCAATCAAAGAACAATTACCACGCAACAAACAACAGGTAAATTTAATTATACCGAGTTTGCGAAAACATCAAGTGGAGGTTCTAAAACAGATATAGTAGGTTCTGACTATGAGTGGGCAAGTACGAACAGACAATTGTTCTCGAATTTGTATTTCGATTTTCACAAAAGAGTAAATGATTTTAATTTTAATTTATTACTAAAAGCAGATTTACAGAATCAATACTATAAATATGTAACGGCAAATGTAAATGGTCTTTCAGATAGTAGCATTTTTAATCTCAGCAATACCTTAAATTATCCAAGTGCATCCTCTAACTATTATCAAGCTCGTCAGTATGGTCAAGCATATGAATTTAAGGTGGGATATAAAAATTATTTATTCTTACATACTACAGGTAGAAGAGATGTTGTATCCATTTTAGATCCTAGTAATAGATCTTTCTTCTATCCAGAAGTCGATATATCATTCGTAGCATCTGATGCGATACCTGTTTTGAAAAGAGCGGAATGGTTAGATGTATTAAAATTCCGTGGTGGATGGTCTAAAGTAGGGCAGGTTAACTTAAGTGGTTATCAATTTGGAGCATACGCATTGGAGCCAACTTTTGGTCAAGCGAATGGATATCCTTATAGTGGAGTTGCGGGGCAAACCGTAAGTGGTACAATTGTTCAGACAGGATTAAAGCCAGAAATTACAAAAGGAGTAGAGTTTGGTACAGATTTTACATTGTTTAATAATAAGGTGGATGGTTCCTTTACTTATTATAGAACGATCACAAATAATCAAACAATTACAACTGGAGTTTCTAATGCTACAGGATACCAAAGCTATTTGAATAATGCTGGAGCTACTTTAAATAGAGGTATAGAAACTAGATTGACTGTCAATATAATTGATAATGCAAATTATACTTTATCGATGACAGGAACCTATGCACATCAATATAGTGAAGTTACAGAGTTGACCTCTTCTTTACCTAGAATGTCAATTGCATCCTATACATATGCAGGATCTTATGCTATTGCGGGTATGCAATTTCCCCAAATCTATGGAACGGATTACAATAGAGATGACAAAGGAAGAGTTATTGTAGATAAGACAACAGGTTTGCCTTCTGTTTCTACAACTTGGGTAAATTTGGGTAATGCAAATCCTAGACATATATTAGGTTTAACACCAAGTTTTAGATTCAAAAATTTCAATATCAGTGCAGTTTTTGAATATAGAGGAGGTATGAAACGTTACAATTCAATCGGTTCAAGTTTAGCGTGGTCAGGAATGGGTATCAATACTGTTAAGTATGATAGAAAGCCATTTGTATTTCCTAATTCAGTGTATTTAGGAGATGATGGTACTTATGTAGAAAATAAAAGCATCGTTACTGCTTATGGGGGAGATAATTTTTGGGCACAAAATGTCTATACGAGCGCTGCTAGTAATTTCGTAACTAATGGAGCTTACTGGAAATTGCGTCAGTTGAGTATTTCTTATGCATTACCAGCATCCATATTGGGTAAACAACATGTTTTGAAATCTGCAACTATAAGTGTACAAGGAAGAAATTTATTTTTATGGATGCCTAAAGATAATGTCTATACTGATCCTGAATATAGTGCAGCAGGAAGTGACAGTAATGGTATAGGGCTGACTGGATATGATGCTCCTCCTCAACGTTACTATGGTGCTACAATTTCACTAACATTTTAA
- a CDS encoding SusD/RagB family nutrient-binding outer membrane lipoprotein, translated as MNIHKSLLLFSTVIGLLFTSCNKYLDVNKNPNTSTSSTPQLVLPQAIVYSGAVLNTLNTYGLQIGGYAANAGGYGGFGVNWTYDFGQINYTGIWSSSYDVLEDIQYVINVAATRPEIYPYYSAAAKILKVYNYEHLVDQYNNIPYTEALTSANLTPKYDNATDIYPKLANILDSAILDINSATSSAITLTSGTDPLFGGDMTSWIKFANTLKLKLIVKGSATVSFANTTFTSEGFLTDDAIENPGYAQANGQTNPFWSTWVVSYTGVAATRSWIPSRYTYSFYNGNKISDTGRGKKIYYNFPSTPINQLGLSQDNSYAAPATAGAWYSGTGSGTSLGGAAGVMKGYNMGVALFTAAESYFLQAEAQLRGIISGTPQTSFEAGITASFKYIYMLPNESQQSGTDYSGDATKYITTNTSNYLVNFALATSDAQKLEAIITQKYIALNMVSSDEGWNEYRRTGYPFSSTTVVNNANNSFASTQSVSTRPDHLPTRLQYPASEYSANDANVPKDISSFTSLIFWAK; from the coding sequence ATGAATATACATAAATCATTATTATTATTTTCTACGGTAATAGGTTTACTATTCACATCTTGTAATAAATACCTTGATGTAAATAAGAATCCTAATACATCGACAAGTTCTACTCCTCAATTAGTATTACCTCAAGCTATTGTTTATTCTGGCGCAGTATTAAACACACTAAATACTTATGGTCTCCAAATAGGTGGTTATGCAGCTAATGCTGGTGGATATGGTGGATTTGGTGTAAACTGGACTTATGACTTTGGACAAATTAATTATACAGGTATTTGGTCAAGTTCTTATGATGTTTTAGAGGATATACAATATGTAATAAATGTTGCAGCAACTAGACCAGAAATATATCCTTATTATAGTGCTGCTGCTAAAATATTAAAAGTATACAATTATGAACATTTAGTGGATCAGTATAATAACATTCCCTATACAGAGGCTCTTACGTCAGCTAATTTAACTCCTAAATATGACAATGCAACGGATATTTATCCTAAACTGGCTAACATTCTAGATAGTGCAATATTAGATATCAATAGTGCAACATCTTCTGCTATAACTCTTACTTCTGGCACAGACCCATTGTTTGGAGGTGATATGACTTCTTGGATAAAATTTGCTAATACTTTGAAATTAAAGTTGATAGTTAAAGGGTCAGCAACTGTAAGTTTTGCTAATACAACATTTACAAGTGAAGGTTTTCTTACGGATGATGCGATTGAAAATCCTGGATATGCACAAGCAAATGGGCAAACTAATCCTTTTTGGTCTACTTGGGTAGTAAGTTATACAGGAGTAGCTGCAACTAGATCATGGATTCCTTCTAGATATACTTATTCTTTCTATAATGGCAATAAGATTAGTGATACAGGAAGAGGAAAAAAAATATATTATAATTTCCCTAGTACTCCTATAAATCAATTGGGATTGTCTCAGGATAATTCTTATGCTGCTCCTGCTACTGCTGGGGCTTGGTATTCAGGAACAGGAAGTGGAACCTCTTTAGGAGGTGCTGCTGGTGTTATGAAAGGATACAATATGGGCGTTGCTTTGTTTACTGCAGCTGAAAGCTATTTTTTACAAGCGGAGGCACAGTTAAGAGGAATTATTTCAGGAACCCCACAGACTTCCTTTGAAGCAGGCATTACAGCTTCATTTAAGTATATTTATATGCTTCCTAATGAAAGCCAACAATCGGGCACGGATTATAGTGGAGATGCTACGAAATATATTACGACTAATACTAGCAATTATTTGGTAAATTTTGCACTAGCTACTTCTGATGCCCAAAAGCTAGAAGCAATTATTACACAGAAATACATTGCACTTAATATGGTTAGTAGTGATGAAGGTTGGAATGAATATAGAAGGACTGGATATCCTTTTAGTTCTACTACAGTAGTGAATAATGCAAATAATTCATTTGCTTCTACTCAATCCGTATCTACAAGACCAGATCATCTGCCAACACGATTGCAATATCCTGCGAGTGAATATTCTGCAAATGATGCAAATGTCCCAAAAGATATAAGTTCATTTACTTCTCTTATTTTCTGGGCCAAATAA
- a CDS encoding DUF1735 domain-containing protein, whose translation MNKFEGLILKKWIIPMICLVLISLVGVSCLKSGEGFPSSKDDVIDVVLLGDGQIPDSYTTSSQAFTLSGAFENDTSGFDVILQYSGASDFAPQDITLTLGVDTAALNTYNTQNSTDYVAFDSSMLSYSKTVTIKKGTDRTILRIVISDAKFDFATTYALPLKIISTTYGTVAANGGTKIYAFTAKNDYDGEYTVTGTFSDLNFPAYKGIYPKTVDLVSTGINTNSYLDVSTYSSAYIYYFFNTGTSVSYYGNFSPIFTFTGNKVTAVTNAYGQGTNTSLRYAELNPSGINTVEFDDNGTPKTISVSYYMKVGAVGSGAIRVAITEVYTYAGVR comes from the coding sequence ATGAACAAATTTGAAGGCTTAATATTAAAAAAATGGATCATACCTATGATTTGTCTGGTATTGATTTCATTAGTTGGGGTGTCTTGTCTTAAGAGTGGAGAAGGTTTTCCAAGTAGCAAAGATGATGTTATTGATGTGGTACTTTTGGGAGATGGTCAAATTCCTGATTCTTACACTACTAGTTCTCAAGCCTTTACTTTGTCTGGGGCTTTTGAAAATGATACATCTGGATTTGACGTAATACTTCAGTATAGTGGAGCTAGTGATTTCGCTCCACAGGATATTACGTTGACTTTAGGTGTGGATACTGCAGCATTAAATACTTACAATACACAAAATAGTACTGATTATGTTGCATTTGACTCAAGTATGCTATCTTACTCCAAAACAGTCACAATTAAAAAAGGGACAGATAGGACTATTTTGAGAATAGTTATATCAGATGCAAAGTTTGATTTCGCAACTACTTATGCGTTACCTTTAAAAATCATTTCAACAACATATGGAACTGTTGCAGCTAATGGGGGAACTAAGATCTATGCATTTACAGCAAAAAATGATTATGATGGGGAGTATACAGTTACAGGAACATTCAGTGATTTAAATTTTCCTGCTTATAAAGGGATTTATCCGAAAACAGTAGATTTAGTTTCTACAGGTATAAATACCAATTCTTATCTTGATGTAAGTACCTATAGTTCTGCCTATATTTATTACTTCTTTAATACTGGTACATCTGTATCTTATTATGGAAATTTTTCTCCAATATTTACATTTACTGGTAATAAAGTTACAGCAGTTACAAATGCATATGGGCAGGGTACAAATACTAGTTTGCGCTATGCAGAACTAAATCCATCGGGTATTAATACAGTAGAATTTGATGATAACGGAACTCCAAAGACTATTAGTGTAAGTTATTACATGAAGGTTGGTGCTGTAGGATCTGGAGCAATTCGTGTAGCTATTACAGAGGTCTATACATATGCTGGAGTAAGATAA